A portion of the Stigmatella aurantiaca DW4/3-1 genome contains these proteins:
- the leuB gene encoding 3-isopropylmalate dehydrogenase, with protein sequence MKALIAVLPGDGIGPEVVGQGTRLLRAVAERFGHSFELTEAPMGGVAIDLTASPLPPETLALCQRSEAVLLGAVGGPKWDPPAKVRPEQGLLELRKALGLYANLRPVAPFPALYDASSLKPEVLRGVDLLVVRELTGGIYFGEKRRDETQAFDACVYTVEEVVRVVRAAATLARTRRKRLTSVDKANVLETSRLWRAVTERVVREEFPDVELKHLLVDACAMHLIKRPADFDVIVTENMFGDILTDEAAMLSGSIGMLPSASLGANRRGLYEPIHGSAPDIAGRGVANPYGTLLSVAMLLRHSLGLEKEARAVEAAVATSIEAGTLPADLAPPGTRPAGTEEIGTAVLAHLGAHR encoded by the coding sequence ATGAAGGCGCTCATCGCGGTCCTGCCAGGCGACGGCATTGGGCCCGAGGTGGTGGGACAGGGAACTCGCCTGCTGCGCGCCGTGGCGGAGCGCTTTGGTCACTCTTTCGAGCTGACCGAGGCCCCCATGGGCGGTGTGGCCATTGATCTCACCGCATCTCCCCTGCCCCCCGAGACCCTGGCCCTCTGCCAACGCTCGGAGGCGGTGTTGTTGGGCGCGGTGGGCGGGCCGAAGTGGGATCCACCCGCCAAGGTGCGTCCGGAGCAGGGGTTGCTCGAACTGCGCAAGGCCCTGGGTCTGTACGCCAACCTACGGCCCGTGGCCCCCTTCCCCGCGCTCTATGATGCCTCCTCGCTCAAGCCCGAGGTGCTGCGCGGGGTGGATCTGCTCGTGGTGCGTGAACTCACCGGTGGCATCTACTTCGGAGAGAAACGCCGGGACGAGACTCAAGCCTTCGATGCCTGCGTGTACACGGTGGAGGAAGTGGTGCGGGTGGTCCGCGCCGCGGCCACCCTGGCACGAACCCGCCGCAAGCGGCTCACCTCGGTGGACAAAGCCAACGTGCTGGAGACCTCGAGACTCTGGCGCGCGGTGACCGAGCGGGTCGTACGCGAGGAGTTTCCAGACGTCGAGCTGAAGCACCTGTTGGTAGACGCCTGCGCCATGCACTTGATCAAGCGCCCTGCGGACTTCGACGTCATCGTGACCGAGAACATGTTCGGCGACATCCTCACGGACGAAGCAGCCATGCTCTCGGGCTCCATCGGGATGCTGCCCTCTGCCTCGCTCGGAGCGAACCGGCGCGGGCTCTACGAGCCCATTCACGGCTCCGCCCCGGACATCGCTGGCCGCGGGGTAGCCAACCCTTACGGAACACTGCTGAGCGTCGCCATGCTGTTGCGCCACTCGCTCGGGCTCGAGAAGGAAGCGCGGGCAGTCGAGGCCGCAGTGGCCACCTCGATCGAAGCAGGCACCCTGCCCGCCGATCTCGCTCCCCCGGGCACCCGGCCTGCGGGAACCGAGGAGATTGGGACGGCCGTGCTGGCGCATCTGGGCGCGCACCGCTGA
- the leuD gene encoding 3-isopropylmalate dehydratase small subunit: MEPFRTLQSRTIVLAQQNIDTDQIIPARFLKITHRTGLGRWLFADWRYQPDGSPRPDFILERPEAQGAQVLVAGDNFGCGSSREHAPWALTDWGFRAVISSSIADIFSNNAVKNGLLPVRVDAGFHRRLLAEPGSVVSIDLERLSVTLADGTAATFPLDPFARYCLMNGVDELGFLLGQEKAIARFEETRP, from the coding sequence ATGGAACCGTTCCGCACGCTGCAATCGCGCACCATCGTCCTCGCGCAGCAGAACATCGATACCGACCAGATCATCCCTGCCCGATTCCTCAAAATCACTCACCGCACGGGCCTTGGCCGTTGGCTCTTCGCGGACTGGCGCTACCAACCGGACGGCAGCCCCCGCCCGGACTTCATCCTCGAGCGCCCAGAAGCCCAAGGGGCTCAGGTCCTGGTGGCTGGAGACAACTTTGGCTGCGGCTCTTCTCGCGAGCACGCACCGTGGGCATTGACGGATTGGGGCTTCCGCGCGGTCATCAGCTCCTCCATCGCGGACATCTTCTCCAACAACGCCGTCAAGAACGGCCTGCTGCCGGTGCGGGTAGACGCCGGGTTTCACCGCCGCCTGCTGGCCGAGCCGGGCTCCGTGGTGAGCATTGACCTGGAGCGCCTCTCGGTGACGCTCGCCGATGGAACGGCCGCAACGTTTCCCTTGGATCCCTTCGCTCGCTACTGCCTGATGAACGGGGTGGATGAGCTGGGGTTTCTGCTCGGCCAGGAGAAAGCCATCGCACGCTTCGAGGAGACGCGCCCATGA